The Littorina saxatilis isolate snail1 linkage group LG13, US_GU_Lsax_2.0, whole genome shotgun sequence genome contains a region encoding:
- the LOC138945888 gene encoding uncharacterized protein, which translates to MSNSSQLYQCHVQLLSAVSVPRPTPLSCISAMSNSSQLYQCHVQLLSAVLVQCPTPLSCISAMSNSSQLYQCHVQLLSAVSVPCPTPLSCISAMSNSSQLYQCHVQLLSAVSVQCPTPLSCISAMSNSSQLYQCHVQLLSVVSVPCPTPLSCISAMSNSSQLYQCHVQLLSVVSVQCPTPLSCISAMSNSSQLYQCHVQLLSAVSVPCPTPLSCISAMSNSSQLYQYHVQLLSVVSVQCPTPLSCISAMSNSSQLYQCLVQPLSAVSVPCPTPLSCISAMSNSTQLYQCHVQLLSAVSVPCPTPLSCIGAMSNSSQLYQCNVQLLSAVLVPCPTPLSCISAMSNSSQLYQCHVQLLSVVSVPCPTPLSCISAMSNSSQLYQCHVQLLSAVSVQCPTPLSCISAMSNSSQLYQCHVQLLSAVSVPCPTPVSLSSIRMASVGSMRALPDVISSASS; encoded by the exons ATGTCCAACTCCTCTCAGCTGTATCAGTGCCATGTCCAACTCCTCTCAGCTGTATCAGTGCCACGTCCAACTCCTCTCAGCTGTATCAGTGCAATGTCCAACTCCTCTCAGCTGTATCAGTGCCATGTCCAACTCCTCTCAGCTGTATTAGTGCAATGTCCAACTCCTCTCAGCTGTATCAGTGCCATGTCCAACTCCTCTCAGCTGTATCAGTGCCATGTCCAACTCCTCTCAGCTGTATCAGTGCCATGTCCAACTCCTCTCAGCTGTATCAGTGCAATGTCCAACTCCTCTCAGCTGTATCAGTGCCATGTCCAACTCCTCTCAGCTGTATCAGTGCAATGTCCAACTCCTCTCAGCTGTATCAGTGCCATGTCCAACTCCTCTCAGTTGTATCAGTGCCATGTCCAACTCCTCTCAGTTGTATCAGTGCCATGTCCAACTCCTCTCAGTTGTATCAGTGCCATGTCCAACTCCTCTCAGCTGTATCAGTGCCATGTCCAACTCCTCTCAGTTGTATCAGTGCAATGTCCAACTCCTCTCAGCTGTATCAGTGCCATGTCCAACTCCTCTCAGTTGTATCAGTGCCATGTCCAACTCCTCTCAGCTGTATCAGTGCCATGTCCAACTCCTCTCAGTTGTATCAGTGCAATGTCCAACTCCTCTCAGCTGTATCAGTACCATGTCCAACTCCTCTCAGTTGTATCAGTGCAATGTCCAACTCCTCTCAGCTGTATCAGTGCAATGTCCAACTCCTCTCAGCTGTATCAGTGCCTTGTCCAACCCCTCTCAGCTGTATCAGTGCCATGTCCAACTCCTCTCAGTTGTATCAGTGCCATGTCCAACTCCACTCAGCTGTATCAGTGCCATGTCCAACTCCTCTCAGCTGTATCAGTGCCATGTCCAACTCCTCTCAGCTGTATCGGTGCCATGTCCAACTCCTCTCAGCTGTATCAGTGCAATGTCCAACTCCTCTCAGCTGTATTAGTGCCATGTCCAACTCCTCTCAGCTGTATTAGTGCCATGTCCAACTCCTCTCAGCTGTATCAGTGCCATGTCCAACTCCTCTCAGTTGTATCAGTGCCATGTCCAACTCCTCTCAGCTGTATCAGTGCCATGTCCAACTCCTCTCAGCTGTATCAGTGCCATGTCCAACTCCTCTCAGCTGTATCAGTGCAATGTCCAACTCCTCTCAGCTGTATTAGTGCCATGTCCAACTCCTCTCAGCTGTATCAGTGCCATGTCCAACTCCTCTCAGCTGTATCAGTGCCATGTCCAACTCCTGTCAGCT TGTCATCTATACGCATGGCGTCAGTGGGAAGCATGAGAGCTTTACCTGACGTCATCTCTTCGGCTTCATCGTGA